A part of Setaria viridis chromosome 8, Setaria_viridis_v4.0, whole genome shotgun sequence genomic DNA contains:
- the LOC140220219 gene encoding toMV resistance protein Tm-2(2)-like, which yields MTFKTSRAALKRLLVGEKDAAVQTENTAMDLRLPALYEDVKNLVGVDGPAEKLTALLMQGKDVEKQQLMVVSIVGIGGLGKTTLANSVYQRLKGGFQCHAFVSVSLKPGIKKIFSSILRQVSNKEYQNAEAWNHTELIDEIRSILERKRYFIVIDDLWEENAWKNIKCALVDNNFGSRIIVTTRNINVANFASKDEVYELDTLSEEDSRRLLCKRVFNEEDGIYSELEEVTKKILKKCGGIPLAIITIASMLASIPNTTKYEWYRVCNSMGSGLEKYKTLDNMRNILHLSYSDLPSYLKPCLLYVSMFPEDYEIPRRHLVRLWVAEGFVAENQGSNSYDIGESYFNELVNRSMIMPVDMDEYGVAGACRVATKESKASVELVTAALGSLLPKLGTLLAVGLLMG from the exons ATGACATTCAAGACATCAAGAGCCGCATTAAAGAGGTTACTAGTAGGCGAGAAAGATGCTGCAGTGCAAACTGAGAATACAGCAATGGACCTTCGGTTGCCAGCTCTCTATGAAGATGTAAAGAATCTCGTTGGCGTCGATGGCCCTGCAGAGAAGCTCACTGCTTTGTTAATGCAAGGGAAGGATGTGGAAAAACAACAGCTAATGGTTGTCTCTATTGTTGGCATCGGAGGACTCGGAAAAACAACTCTTGCCAACTCAGTGTACCAGAGACTCAAAGGAGGATTTCAGTGTCATGCTTTCGTTTCGGTCTCGCTTAAGCCAGGCATAAAGAAGATATTTAGTAGCATTCTACGGCAGGTTAGCAACAAGGAGTACCAAAATGCCGAGGCATGGAATCATACTGAACTTATAGATGAAATCAGAAGTATCCTAGAAAGAAAGAG GTACTTCATTGTAATTGATGATTTATGGGAAGAAAATGCATGGAAAAACATCAAATGTGCTCTGGTTGACAATAATTTTGGTAGTAGAATTATTGTGACAACACGTAATATTAATGTGGCTAATTTCGCTTCTAAGGATGAAGTGTATGAACTAGATACTCTCTCTGAAGAGGACTCCAGAAGACTACTTTGTAAAAGGGTGTTTAACGAAGAAGATGGAATTTATTCTGAACTAGAAGAGGTAACAAAGAAAATTTTGAAGAAGTGTGGTGGAATACCATTAGCTATCATTACTATAGCCAGCATGTTGGCTAGTATACCCAACACAACAAAGTATGAATGGTATCGTGTGTGCAATTCTATGGGTTCAGGACTTGAAAAATACAAGACTTTGGATAACATGAGAAATATATTGCATCTAAGTTATAGTGATCTGCCTTCATATCTAAAGCCATGTTTATTGTATGTAAGCATGTTTCCTGAGGATTACGAGATTCCAAGAAGGCACCTGGTACGACTTTGGGTAGCAGAGGGTTTTGTTGCTGAAAATCAGGGGAGCAATTCCTATGATATTGGAGAGAGCTATTTTAATGAGCTTGTCAACAGAAGCATGATTATGCCGGTAGACATGGATGAATATGGTGTTGCAGGAGCTTGTCGA GTAGCTACCAAGGAGAGCAAAGCATCCGTGGAGCTCGTAACGGCGGCTCTGGGCAGCCTTCTCCCCAAGCTGGGCACCCTTCTCGCTGTTGGCCTGCTGATGGGTTGA